A region of Rhodohalobacter barkolensis DNA encodes the following proteins:
- a CDS encoding acetyltransferase, with translation MKNIIIVGSGGHGAELDDYIRYGNKSGKDDPIKILGYLDDNPDNYHRYMFSAPLLGSIKGHEIRSDCEYLIGIANLTYRRKIVEEFLGKGAKFITYIHPESFVSESAEIGTGSVISYHCNIGPNAKIGRYSLINARASVSHDCEIGDFNFIGPNVCLSGFTKVGDENMFGINSATIPGLSVGSRNKIAAGMTLDKNVEDDSTVFYKIKERVIAIPKSN, from the coding sequence ATGAAAAACATCATCATCGTAGGATCCGGCGGCCATGGAGCAGAGCTTGATGATTACATCCGCTATGGCAATAAATCCGGCAAGGATGATCCAATAAAAATTCTGGGATACCTGGATGATAATCCGGATAACTATCATCGCTACATGTTTTCGGCACCCCTGCTCGGTTCGATAAAAGGCCATGAGATTCGCTCCGATTGCGAATATCTGATCGGGATAGCCAATCTGACATATCGCAGAAAGATAGTGGAAGAGTTTCTTGGAAAAGGCGCAAAGTTTATCACCTATATCCATCCTGAGAGTTTTGTCTCCGAGTCTGCGGAGATCGGTACGGGTTCTGTAATTTCATACCACTGCAATATTGGTCCGAATGCAAAGATTGGAAGATACAGTCTGATAAATGCGCGGGCCAGCGTTTCACATGACTGCGAAATAGGCGACTTTAATTTTATTGGGCCGAATGTTTGTCTTTCCGGGTTTACGAAGGTTGGAGATGAAAATATGTTTGGTATAAACAGTGCTACAATTCCCGGACTCTCAGTCGGGAGTAGAAACAAAATAGCGGCGGGTATGACTCTGGATAAAAATGTGGAAGATGATTCAACTGTTTTTTATAAGATAAAAGAGAGAGTTATCGCTATACCCAAATCGAACTGA
- a CDS encoding SDR family NAD(P)-dependent oxidoreductase: MNSPFSLASSTILITGASSGIGRACAVACSEAGARIIALGRDEERLHQTLKLLDNKKKHISYSVELTDFNQVDRMMESFEAEGIKINGIINSAGISTTLPLRAFNPEKIQTFVDVNVTAAIYLCKWITRKKMLPESGSSIVFLSSVMGSVGESGKFIYSLTKGALLAASRSLAVELASKKVRVNCISPGVVETPMTDSAVYSRNEEARGKIEALHPLGLGKPEDVAHAAVYLLSDASAWVTGTNLFVDGGYTAR; this comes from the coding sequence ATGAATAGCCCATTCTCATTAGCCAGCAGTACAATACTCATAACCGGCGCATCGTCCGGTATTGGACGGGCATGTGCTGTGGCGTGCAGTGAAGCGGGTGCGAGAATTATTGCGCTGGGCAGGGATGAAGAAAGGCTTCATCAAACCCTGAAACTACTGGATAATAAAAAAAAACATATATCCTATAGTGTTGAGCTTACGGATTTTAATCAGGTAGACCGTATGATGGAGTCCTTCGAAGCAGAAGGGATAAAGATAAACGGAATTATAAATAGCGCAGGTATTTCTACCACTCTACCTCTCAGGGCTTTTAACCCGGAAAAGATTCAAACATTTGTAGATGTGAATGTTACCGCAGCGATCTATCTGTGTAAGTGGATAACACGGAAGAAAATGCTGCCTGAAAGCGGTTCGAGTATCGTTTTTCTCTCATCGGTGATGGGAAGTGTGGGTGAATCGGGAAAATTTATCTACAGTTTGACAAAGGGAGCCCTATTGGCTGCCTCCCGGTCACTTGCTGTTGAACTGGCTTCGAAGAAGGTTCGCGTAAACTGTATTTCTCCGGGTGTTGTAGAAACACCGATGACCGATAGTGCCGTATACAGCCGGAATGAAGAAGCGCGTGGTAAGATTGAAGCGCTTCACCCATTAGGCCTTGGCAAGCCTGAAGACGTAGCCCATGCCGCTGTGTATCTGTTGAGCGATGCATCCGCATGGGTTACCGGAACAAACTTGTTTGTAGACGGCGGCTACACCGCCAGATGA
- a CDS encoding ketoacyl-ACP synthase III, with amino-acid sequence MANLTFENIGIKAMAAAVPANIIDNLTYTEHFPAEDVKEIVEKTGIKERRFVTEGMTASDLCFHAAKKLMEDNEVKAEDIDALIFVSQTPDYRMPASSVILQDRLGLPKSTLAFDMNLGCSAFVYGMSVAYSFMQQQGFKNVLLLDGETRSKVYHPKDRKTAFLFGDGGVAALISRDEAYGKSYFSLNSDGSRQDLIKMDAGGYRNPSTPETLKEKVVDEYGNIRTDEHGYMNGADVFNFAIREIPKDIRHTLEYAGADKEDIDFFVLHQANIYMNNYLGKKLKLDSDKMPISLDRFGNTSSVSIPLTIVSELKDELKGEKQKKLLLCGFGVGMSWASAVINTSKVHISSLVEV; translated from the coding sequence ATGGCAAATTTAACGTTTGAGAACATTGGTATAAAAGCGATGGCGGCGGCTGTACCTGCAAATATAATTGATAATCTGACATACACTGAGCACTTTCCGGCCGAGGATGTGAAGGAGATTGTAGAAAAGACGGGTATTAAAGAGCGCCGTTTTGTAACAGAGGGGATGACTGCATCAGACCTCTGTTTTCATGCCGCTAAAAAGCTGATGGAAGATAATGAAGTTAAAGCTGAAGATATAGATGCCCTCATTTTTGTTTCTCAAACTCCCGATTACCGGATGCCTGCAAGCTCAGTGATTCTGCAGGACCGGCTTGGTCTTCCAAAGTCTACTCTGGCGTTTGATATGAATCTGGGTTGTTCAGCATTTGTATACGGTATGTCGGTTGCATACTCTTTTATGCAGCAGCAGGGTTTTAAAAATGTGCTATTGTTAGATGGTGAAACACGCTCGAAGGTGTATCATCCAAAAGATCGGAAAACGGCTTTTCTTTTCGGAGACGGCGGTGTTGCGGCGTTGATTTCACGGGATGAAGCATACGGCAAAAGCTATTTTTCTCTTAATTCAGACGGAAGCCGTCAGGATCTGATAAAAATGGACGCCGGGGGTTACAGAAACCCAAGTACGCCGGAAACGCTAAAGGAAAAGGTAGTGGATGAGTACGGGAATATCCGAACCGATGAACACGGATACATGAACGGAGCGGATGTATTTAATTTTGCCATACGGGAAATCCCGAAAGATATCAGGCATACACTGGAATATGCAGGAGCTGATAAGGAAGACATTGACTTTTTTGTTCTGCACCAGGCCAATATCTATATGAATAACTATCTGGGAAAAAAGCTGAAGCTGGATAGTGATAAAATGCCCATATCTCTTGATCGTTTTGGGAATACCTCCTCCGTATCCATTCCTCTCACAATCGTTTCAGAATTAAAAGACGAATTGAAGGGTGAAAAACAGAAAAAACTTCTGCTGTGCGGATTTGGAGTTGGGATGTCCTGGGCTTCAGCTGTTATCAATACAAGTAAGGTACATATATCCAGTCTCGTTGAAGTTTAA
- a CDS encoding acyl carrier protein yields the protein MEEKIFDAFREAMDNEDLEINLSDNFREYEDWDSLAYLSMIATLDEEFGVEIENEEFRKLETVKDLLEAVKAKA from the coding sequence ATGGAAGAAAAAATATTTGACGCATTCAGAGAGGCAATGGATAATGAAGATCTTGAAATCAATCTTTCAGATAACTTTCGGGAGTACGAGGATTGGGATTCATTGGCCTACCTCTCTATGATTGCAACTTTGGATGAGGAATTTGGTGTAGAAATTGAGAATGAAGAGTTTCGAAAGCTCGAAACAGTTAAAGATCTTCTGGAAGCTGTGAAGGCAAAGGCATAG
- a CDS encoding polysaccharide deacetylase family protein codes for MRDAFGVKMDPTDRVFEHTERILEIFSEKSFKGTFFILGIIAEHYPELVKRIGSEGHELAVHGYNHLIFSKMTPEKAFQELDSAKKLIEDLSGQEVYGHRAPAFSINPKTSWGLDVIAKCGFTYDSSIMPCKGLRYGWPEFSKNIVMVNTANGNRIIEVPMSTTKFLSREIPTCGGSYLRLLPYNMTKKFFKKVQKEKPVVVYIHPYELDNQRYPEYFFTELKKASIKKNLSLRSNWLFRNTVEEKFRKLMALSGSKPIIDIIKEKQEAAELPVFEISD; via the coding sequence ATGAGGGATGCGTTTGGAGTTAAAATGGATCCAACTGACAGGGTCTTTGAGCATACTGAGAGAATATTGGAGATATTTTCAGAGAAAAGTTTTAAAGGGACATTTTTCATACTGGGAATTATTGCAGAACACTACCCTGAACTTGTAAAAAGAATAGGTAGTGAAGGCCATGAATTGGCTGTGCATGGCTACAATCATCTTATTTTTTCAAAAATGACGCCGGAGAAAGCCTTCCAAGAGTTGGACAGTGCAAAAAAGCTAATAGAAGATCTTTCTGGGCAAGAAGTATACGGGCACCGGGCTCCTGCGTTTTCTATAAATCCGAAGACGAGTTGGGGGCTGGATGTCATTGCAAAATGCGGATTTACGTACGACAGCAGTATTATGCCCTGCAAAGGCCTTCGTTATGGATGGCCGGAGTTTAGTAAAAATATTGTGATGGTAAATACTGCAAATGGAAATAGGATTATTGAAGTTCCAATGTCCACAACTAAGTTCTTGAGCAGAGAAATCCCGACATGCGGCGGGAGTTATTTACGGTTACTTCCATACAATATGACAAAAAAATTTTTCAAAAAGGTTCAAAAGGAAAAACCTGTTGTAGTTTATATCCATCCTTATGAATTGGATAATCAAAGATATCCGGAGTATTTCTTCACTGAACTTAAAAAAGCGTCGATTAAAAAGAATCTTTCCCTTCGTTCAAATTGGTTGTTCAGGAATACAGTTGAAGAGAAGTTTAGAAAGCTTATGGCATTATCCGGATCAAAACCGATCATTGATATTATTAAGGAAAAGCAGGAGGCTGCAGAGTTACCGGTTTTTGAGATTTCGGATTAA
- a CDS encoding sulfotransferase family 2 domain-containing protein: MNKMLVFSHMMKTAGTSLSKQLIAHYGSKMHIVPGGLLMNDDYYNKEKFINDYKKLHQRLKLISGHPMRPYIDFGEHEKNMVWFTFFREPTKRFVSHYLHDYKWTNHFSHNSHKVMKDSTIIEWDKFYNFSNYQTRFIAGENNFDKAVELLEKKIEWVGLTEEYEESLYSFKSHFNLNNFYFEIERSNKNLADQEVKKNVYKNHLDFIHEKNENDIKLYKYVRDNIWPKFKVKEFVKIDKSRGKSKLSRSMNTLSFHINRQLKFRTSEINISNIKKFYRRWYK, encoded by the coding sequence ATGAATAAGATGCTTGTTTTTTCTCATATGATGAAAACTGCAGGTACTAGTCTTAGCAAGCAGTTGATTGCACACTACGGAAGCAAAATGCATATTGTGCCGGGTGGACTCCTGATGAATGATGATTATTATAATAAGGAGAAGTTTATAAATGATTATAAAAAACTACATCAGAGGCTAAAACTAATTAGTGGCCACCCGATGAGACCGTACATAGATTTTGGAGAGCATGAAAAAAATATGGTTTGGTTTACTTTTTTCAGAGAACCGACCAAACGGTTTGTTTCACATTATCTTCATGACTATAAATGGACTAATCATTTTTCTCATAATAGTCACAAAGTAATGAAGGATTCAACAATTATTGAATGGGATAAGTTTTATAATTTTTCAAATTATCAAACAAGGTTTATCGCAGGAGAAAATAATTTTGATAAGGCTGTGGAGCTACTAGAAAAAAAGATAGAATGGGTTGGCCTTACTGAAGAGTATGAAGAAAGCTTATACTCATTTAAATCACACTTTAATTTAAATAACTTCTATTTTGAAATAGAAAGAAGCAATAAAAATCTTGCTGACCAAGAAGTAAAAAAAAATGTGTATAAAAATCATTTAGATTTTATTCATGAAAAGAATGAAAACGACATAAAACTATATAAGTATGTCAGAGATAATATTTGGCCAAAGTTTAAGGTTAAGGAATTTGTTAAAATTGACAAAAGCAGAGGGAAGAGTAAGTTATCGAGGAGTATGAACACATTGTCATTTCACATTAATCGGCAATTGAAGTTTAGAACGTCTGAAATAAATATATCTAACATAAAAAAATTTTATAGGCGATGGTATAAATAG
- a CDS encoding haloacid dehalogenase-like hydrolase has translation MKEQMIVFDFDKTLTEKDTLFGFYRSVHKENFSFLIRRTIHLGAAFIYKLGIINNDQLKKIGVSLFLSGMPVSKLKIMAKEYIGDIKLNQVYYHDFLNAPKQKRVIISASFEIYLKELFPEEIVVGSLLKIKKGTIVGLDRNMYGIRKRNYLMSIGINEIDCLYTDSYSDLPLMKMSKKIFLVKNDEVNEIHHDKII, from the coding sequence ATGAAAGAGCAGATGATTGTTTTTGATTTTGATAAAACCCTTACTGAGAAAGATACATTGTTTGGGTTTTATCGATCTGTACACAAAGAAAATTTTTCATTTTTAATCAGAAGAACTATTCACTTAGGGGCAGCTTTTATTTACAAACTTGGAATAATAAACAATGATCAACTAAAAAAAATTGGAGTTAGTCTGTTTCTCAGCGGCATGCCTGTTTCTAAGCTGAAAATAATGGCAAAAGAGTATATTGGTGATATTAAGTTAAATCAGGTCTATTATCATGATTTCCTGAATGCCCCAAAACAAAAACGAGTCATCATCTCTGCATCATTTGAAATTTATTTGAAAGAATTATTTCCAGAAGAGATTGTAGTCGGTTCATTATTAAAAATTAAAAAAGGAACGATAGTGGGGCTAGATAGGAATATGTATGGTATTCGTAAGAGAAATTATCTTATGAGTATTGGAATTAATGAAATTGACTGCCTCTATACGGATTCATATTCAGATTTGCCATTAATGAAAATGTCAAAAAAAATATTTTTAGTTAAAAATGATGAAGTTAATGAAATCCATCATGATAAAATCATATAA
- a CDS encoding ATP-grasp domain-containing protein — protein sequence MKILITDADSRKAYDIINILKNVYNYDLILFSSSGIRFPLPLIYGQKVYKLRSDNSDEFTRDLNSALDEERETDGNFCYMAVSETPTLQLYGYLERKEKYSAAINSLLPDIDSFQLARNKKIFQEYCETHSLPVPRSYNGKIISDLQKEFRPVIAKLNIGAGSVGMKYVEEKEQLYLLEDIDHSEYLVQEKIESDRKIYGAFYLCKNGELISYHGHRRIRTFPEKGGVTVYSKADYNPEIRDAGADLLKRLNWNGFAMIEFMYDLRDHTWKIIELNPRLWGSVMLSEFCNASLLENYVRLCSGEQPVQEPIETERFIRWIFPFDLLNLIKGKIRVAEFFRLNRHNTCYINFTYGKWHKNLIFLLFFTFNSRSITRYFKKVFS from the coding sequence ATGAAAATACTGATTACTGATGCAGACTCAAGAAAGGCATATGATATTATCAATATTTTAAAAAATGTTTATAATTATGATCTAATCCTATTTTCATCCAGTGGAATTCGCTTTCCGCTTCCACTTATTTATGGTCAAAAAGTGTATAAACTTCGGAGCGATAACAGTGATGAGTTTACCAGGGATCTTAATAGTGCACTCGATGAAGAGAGAGAGACAGATGGGAATTTTTGCTATATGGCGGTTTCGGAAACGCCTACACTGCAATTGTACGGCTACCTGGAAAGAAAGGAAAAGTATTCAGCCGCGATTAACTCACTGCTTCCCGATATCGATTCGTTTCAGCTTGCCCGGAATAAAAAAATTTTTCAGGAGTACTGTGAAACTCATTCTCTCCCGGTTCCCAGATCATATAATGGGAAGATAATATCAGATCTGCAGAAGGAGTTCAGGCCGGTTATTGCCAAGCTGAATATCGGAGCAGGTTCGGTTGGAATGAAGTATGTGGAGGAGAAAGAACAGCTTTATCTGCTGGAGGACATTGATCACAGCGAATACCTGGTGCAGGAGAAAATTGAAAGCGACAGGAAAATCTACGGCGCTTTCTATCTCTGTAAAAATGGTGAGCTGATTTCCTATCACGGCCACCGGCGTATTCGCACCTTTCCTGAAAAGGGAGGAGTAACGGTTTACTCCAAAGCGGATTACAATCCGGAAATAAGGGATGCGGGTGCTGATCTTTTAAAGAGACTGAACTGGAACGGCTTTGCGATGATTGAATTTATGTACGACCTAAGGGATCACACCTGGAAGATCATTGAGCTGAATCCAAGATTATGGGGATCTGTCATGCTCTCAGAGTTTTGCAATGCATCCCTGCTTGAAAACTATGTGAGACTTTGTAGTGGGGAGCAACCTGTTCAGGAACCGATAGAAACGGAACGCTTTATCCGCTGGATCTTTCCATTTGACCTGCTCAATTTGATAAAAGGAAAAATAAGAGTGGCTGAATTTTTTCGCTTGAACCGTCACAATACCTGCTATATTAACTTTACATACGGGAAATGGCACAAAAATCTGATTTTTCTGCTCTTTTTCACATTTAATAGTCGGTCGATTACGCGCTATTTTAAAAAAGTTTTCTCATGA